One genomic segment of Desulfobacterales bacterium includes these proteins:
- a CDS encoding 30S ribosomal protein S1 gives MTEQFDNEHSIQEEENFADLIDSYCAGMNDNIRTGDKIQGKIVSIGTDSVFIDTGTKIDGVVDKKELTDEDGQFSYHEGDVVELYVTSLEESEIRLSKALTGVSGVEVLKEAFGSQIPVEGKVKGPCKGGFQVVVLNNRAFCPSSQMDISFAQDPEHYSGETYRFLITRFEQGGKNIVVSRRQLLEKELEKEKQSFVEQLETGSVVEGRVRTVMPYGAFVEVFPGVDGLVHISQLSWARVEKPENVVNVGDRVRVKVLSVEKGKPNQLKLSLSIKQAGPDPWDSIGEELRAGDKIEGRVTRCAKFGAFVEIKPGIEGLLHISELSYARRILKPEDVVLPGDNIIVLVKELDPDNRKISLSLKDVDGDPWARISNTYRPGQTIEGVLEKKEKFGYFVSLEPGITGLIPASKISRMADPGLLEKRRAGDKIRVVVDQIHTDEHKISLSPADEVTENEWKKFSTEKSDDSEGLGALGAKLKQALEGRDKE, from the coding sequence ATGACAGAGCAATTTGATAACGAGCACAGTATTCAGGAAGAGGAAAACTTTGCCGATTTGATTGATTCATATTGTGCAGGGATGAATGATAATATCCGGACGGGTGACAAAATTCAGGGGAAAATTGTTTCAATCGGAACGGATAGTGTTTTTATCGATACCGGTACTAAAATAGATGGGGTGGTTGACAAAAAAGAACTTACCGACGAAGACGGTCAATTTTCTTATCACGAAGGCGATGTCGTTGAATTGTATGTAACCTCTTTGGAGGAAAGTGAGATCCGGCTTTCAAAAGCATTAACGGGCGTTTCCGGTGTTGAAGTGCTGAAGGAGGCTTTCGGCAGCCAGATACCTGTGGAAGGGAAGGTCAAAGGGCCCTGTAAGGGAGGCTTTCAAGTTGTGGTCTTAAATAACAGAGCCTTTTGTCCGAGCAGTCAGATGGATATAAGCTTTGCGCAGGATCCGGAGCATTACAGTGGTGAAACCTATCGGTTTTTAATCACTCGTTTTGAGCAGGGGGGAAAGAATATCGTTGTGTCCAGGCGACAGTTGCTCGAAAAGGAGCTTGAAAAAGAAAAACAAAGCTTTGTTGAGCAGTTGGAAACCGGTTCAGTCGTGGAGGGCCGTGTCCGAACCGTGATGCCTTACGGGGCATTCGTCGAGGTTTTTCCCGGAGTGGATGGGTTGGTTCATATATCGCAATTAAGCTGGGCCAGAGTCGAAAAGCCTGAAAACGTGGTGAATGTCGGTGACCGGGTTCGGGTTAAAGTCCTTTCGGTAGAAAAGGGGAAACCGAATCAACTGAAATTGTCTTTGTCAATCAAACAGGCGGGCCCAGATCCCTGGGACAGTATTGGTGAAGAACTTCGGGCCGGTGATAAAATCGAGGGTAGGGTGACGCGGTGTGCAAAATTTGGAGCATTCGTGGAGATCAAACCGGGAATTGAGGGATTGCTTCATATCAGCGAATTGAGTTATGCCCGGAGGATTTTAAAACCGGAGGACGTTGTTTTGCCCGGGGATAACATCATCGTGCTGGTAAAAGAATTAGATCCGGACAACAGAAAAATATCATTAAGCCTGAAGGATGTTGATGGCGATCCTTGGGCCAGGATTTCCAATACCTATCGTCCCGGTCAGACCATCGAGGGGGTTCTGGAAAAAAAAGAAAAATTTGGTTATTTTGTATCATTGGAGCCCGGTATTACCGGCCTTATTCCAGCTTCGAAAATCAGTAGAATGGCCGATCCAGGCTTGTTGGAGAAGCGCAGGGCAGGGGATAAGATCCGGGTTGTGGTTGATCAGATACATACCGATGAACATAAAATCAGCCTGTCGCCCGCCGATGAAGTCACTGAAAATGAATGGAAAAAATTTTCCACCGAAAAAAGTGATGATTCGGAAGGTCTTGGTGCTTTGGGAGCAAAATTGAAACAGGCGCTTGAAGGCCGGGATAAGGAATGA